One stretch of Aquimarina sp. Aq107 DNA includes these proteins:
- a CDS encoding DUF4199 domain-containing protein, producing the protein MESKSIPIKKYILTYGLLFGIASIILSFTFYLTGNYVKQNLLHSAILFSITVFFIIFGLLVFKKNNNGFISLIEALKIGIGIAILGGLMAVLWKIILLKQIDPNIINQFEDKQIKRIAEMSSDLTQKNIEEKIKITKKYTSPLRMTITALIEDTFVGFLLSLIGGLIIRKKRNPFK; encoded by the coding sequence ATGGAAAGTAAGAGTATTCCTATAAAAAAATATATTCTAACTTACGGTTTGCTTTTTGGAATCGCTAGTATAATTCTTAGTTTCACATTTTATTTAACTGGGAACTATGTAAAGCAAAACTTACTTCATTCTGCAATTCTATTTTCAATTACTGTATTTTTTATAATTTTTGGTTTATTAGTATTCAAAAAAAACAACAATGGATTTATATCATTAATTGAAGCTCTTAAGATTGGTATTGGAATAGCAATTTTAGGAGGGTTAATGGCTGTTTTATGGAAAATTATTCTTTTAAAACAAATTGATCCTAACATAATCAATCAGTTTGAAGACAAGCAAATTAAGAGAATTGCTGAAATGTCTTCGGATCTTACACAAAAAAACATTGAAGAAAAAATTAAAATTACCAAGAAATATACCTCACCACTAAGAATGACTATAACTGCTCTTATTGAAGATACTTTTGTTGGTTTTTTACTATCTCTTATTGGTGGCCTCATCATAAGAAAAAAGAGGAATCCTTTTAAGTAA
- a CDS encoding DUF4199 domain-containing protein, with protein MEKSVKSNAISLGVILGVVLSLVTVLAYTVYQGMYTNWMAGIGLSLMIIVFGIVSAVKSRKLLGGFIDFKKAFTSYLITVAIGTLISTVVTILIYVAVDPDAATAINEQIIESTVGFMEKFGTPESEIEKAVAKMQEENQFSLVNQIKGWFWGMLIYIIIGLLASLAIKKKEPLY; from the coding sequence ATGGAAAAATCTGTTAAATCTAATGCGATATCTCTTGGAGTTATTTTAGGAGTAGTCCTATCACTTGTAACTGTTCTTGCCTATACTGTATATCAAGGAATGTATACTAATTGGATGGCAGGAATTGGATTATCGCTAATGATCATCGTCTTTGGTATCGTATCCGCAGTAAAAAGTAGAAAGTTACTTGGTGGTTTTATAGACTTTAAAAAAGCATTCACTTCGTATCTAATTACCGTTGCAATTGGTACCTTAATAAGTACTGTCGTAACTATTTTAATATATGTTGCAGTTGATCCAGATGCAGCCACGGCTATTAATGAACAAATTATAGAATCTACTGTTGGTTTCATGGAAAAATTTGGAACTCCCGAATCAGAAATTGAGAAAGCGGTAGCAAAAATGCAAGAAGAAAATCAATTTAGCCTTGTTAATCAAATAAAAGGTTGGTTCTGGGGAATGCTTATATATATCATTATTGGATTATTAGCTTCTTTAGCAATAAAAAAGAAAGAGCCTTTATACTAG
- a CDS encoding DUF4199 domain-containing protein, which translates to MGISHKNFLTYIITIAISTGIARVALDYLSRILNISPILYYLTFLIALILEIVIIIYVIKKYKTHKSVLNITDALKVGIIIMGIVGLCYCSMAYIYDVYIDPDFQTNMTLRFTEQFTPEQLDQVKQNLENQDSSKSYIGVIMYTIWFIFIGAVISLIAGSVFKTKVASS; encoded by the coding sequence ATGGGAATTTCTCATAAAAACTTTCTTACTTATATTATTACCATAGCTATATCCACTGGTATCGCTAGAGTAGCATTGGATTACCTATCAAGAATATTAAACATATCTCCCATCTTATATTATCTTACTTTTTTGATCGCTTTGATACTAGAGATTGTGATCATTATATATGTAATCAAAAAGTATAAAACACATAAAAGTGTACTAAATATTACTGATGCATTAAAGGTTGGGATTATTATAATGGGTATAGTTGGCTTGTGTTACTGTTCTATGGCATATATATATGACGTTTATATAGATCCTGATTTTCAAACTAATATGACATTACGCTTTACAGAACAATTTACTCCAGAACAATTGGATCAGGTAAAACAAAATTTAGAAAATCAAGATAGTAGTAAATCCTATATCGGTGTAATCATGTATACCATATGGTTCATATTTATTGGAGCTGTGATATCATTAATTGCAGGTTCTGTTTTTAAAACTAAAGTAGCATCATCATAG